In Chryseobacterium camelliae, one DNA window encodes the following:
- a CDS encoding XRE family transcriptional regulator, with protein MSIFSENIRLLRSKSGKTQRELSEQIQIPPSRYSSYENGKSRPPVDVLIRMSRIFNVSIDLMLSVDLTKHALEDMLKLPDNRIVLPVVVDQNGDESIEIVPQKATMGYLRGYSDPEYIESLERISLPFLRNGKFRAFPADGDSMPPFKDGSFIIGKYMEGIHDLKSGNAYIFITLNDGITFKRLRSKNTTSITVAADNTFYEPYDIPLSEIIEVWKYATGIFPQDF; from the coding sequence ATGTCAATTTTTTCAGAAAACATAAGGCTTTTGCGCAGCAAATCAGGAAAGACGCAGCGCGAACTGTCTGAACAGATACAAATTCCCCCTTCCAGATACAGTTCTTATGAAAACGGCAAATCCAGGCCTCCTGTTGATGTCCTGATCAGGATGTCCAGGATATTCAATGTGAGCATCGATCTCATGCTTTCAGTAGATTTAACGAAACATGCCCTGGAGGATATGCTCAAGCTTCCGGACAACAGAATCGTCCTGCCGGTTGTGGTGGACCAGAACGGAGATGAAAGCATAGAAATTGTGCCTCAGAAAGCGACCATGGGCTATCTCAGGGGCTATAGCGACCCGGAATATATCGAAAGCCTGGAAAGAATTTCTTTGCCATTTCTCAGGAATGGTAAATTCAGGGCTTTCCCGGCGGACGGAGATTCCATGCCGCCGTTTAAGGACGGTTCTTTTATCATCGGGAAATATATGGAGGGCATCCATGACTTGAAATCCGGAAACGCCTATATCTTCATTACGTTGAATGACGGTATTACGTTTAAACGCTTAAGGTCTAAAAACACGACTTCCATTACGGTTGCCGCTGATAATACCTTTTACGAGCCATACGACATACCGTTGAGCGAAATCATTGAAGTCTGGAAATATGCGACAGGAATTTTCCCTCAGGATTTTTAA
- a CDS encoding methionine aminotransferase produces the protein MIQLPLSKLSDVGTTIFSQMTQLAQEHEAINLSQGFPDFMPDSALLDHVHYFITKGFNQYAPMGGMLGLKEEIARKIEDSHKAVYHPDSEITVTAGGTQAIFTAIAALVKKDDEVIIFEPAYDCYEPIVELFGGIIKRFEMRAPDYEIDWNAVKGLVTDKTRMIIINNPNNPAGRILNENDLQALINIVKGTSILILSDEVYENIVFDGKTHLSISKYPELKERSLMVASFGKLFHVTGWKTGYCAAPKNLMDEFRKVHQFNVFSVNTPMQLALAEYMKNPEHYLHLNSFFQEKRDFLRQGLSGTSFELLDCEGTYFQAVRYSRISDQNDLDFAKELTANHKVATVPFSSFYKNRLNEHVIRLCFAKKQETLERALEHLSKL, from the coding sequence ATGATACAACTTCCTTTATCCAAACTTTCCGATGTGGGGACGACCATTTTCAGCCAGATGACACAGCTGGCTCAGGAGCATGAGGCCATCAACCTTTCACAGGGGTTCCCGGATTTCATGCCGGACTCCGCATTGCTGGACCATGTACATTACTTCATTACAAAAGGATTCAATCAGTATGCTCCTATGGGCGGTATGCTCGGATTAAAGGAGGAAATTGCCCGGAAAATAGAAGACAGCCATAAAGCCGTTTACCATCCTGATTCGGAGATTACGGTAACGGCAGGCGGAACCCAGGCCATTTTTACGGCCATTGCGGCATTGGTGAAAAAGGATGATGAAGTGATTATCTTTGAACCGGCCTATGACTGCTATGAGCCTATCGTAGAGCTTTTCGGGGGTATCATTAAGCGCTTCGAGATGAGGGCTCCCGATTATGAAATTGACTGGAATGCAGTGAAAGGGCTTGTTACGGATAAAACGAGAATGATCATCATCAACAACCCGAATAATCCGGCAGGGAGAATACTCAATGAAAATGACTTACAGGCGCTGATTAACATCGTAAAAGGGACTTCTATTCTTATCCTGAGTGATGAAGTGTATGAGAATATTGTTTTTGACGGAAAAACGCACCTGAGCATCAGTAAATATCCTGAACTGAAGGAAAGAAGCCTTATGGTAGCTTCGTTCGGAAAGCTTTTCCACGTCACAGGCTGGAAAACCGGCTATTGTGCGGCTCCGAAAAACCTGATGGATGAATTCAGGAAAGTGCATCAGTTCAATGTTTTTTCCGTTAATACACCCATGCAGCTGGCTTTAGCTGAATACATGAAAAATCCTGAACATTACCTGCACCTGAACAGCTTTTTCCAGGAGAAAAGGGATTTCTTGCGGCAGGGGCTCTCCGGCACTTCCTTTGAATTGCTGGATTGCGAAGGTACGTATTTCCAGGCCGTACGGTACAGCAGGATTTCAGATCAGAACGATCTGGATTTTGCCAAAGAACTTACGGCAAACCATAAGGTGGCAACGGTACCATTTTCTTCTTTCTATAAAAACAGGTTAAATGAGCATGTGATCCGCCTCTGTTTTGCCAAAAAACAGGAAACGCTGGAGCGTGCACTCGAGCATCTTTCTAAATTATAA
- a CDS encoding SDR family NAD(P)-dependent oxidoreductase, protein MEARTKIALITGGSRGLGKNAALKTAQKGLDIIVTYKTNREEAEQTVREIQALGRKAIAYQLDTKDIKSFDDFVKTVGDHLEPNTGSRNIDYLINNAGTALYAPVPDVTEEQLDDIVDIHFKGVFFLTQKFLPFINEDGGIINISSGLARFPLPGSSVYGSIKAGVEMLTKYLAKELGPRKIKANVIAPGAIETDFGGGRTRDDKQVNAMIASATALGRAGVPDDIGGVVAFLCTEDARWINGQRIEASGGMFL, encoded by the coding sequence ATGGAAGCCAGAACAAAAATTGCACTTATTACAGGCGGAAGCCGCGGATTGGGAAAAAATGCAGCCCTGAAAACCGCACAAAAAGGTCTCGATATCATCGTTACGTATAAAACCAACAGGGAAGAAGCCGAGCAGACCGTGCGGGAGATCCAGGCACTCGGAAGAAAAGCAATTGCATACCAGCTCGATACCAAAGATATAAAGAGCTTTGATGATTTTGTAAAAACCGTAGGAGACCATCTGGAGCCGAATACCGGCAGCCGCAATATCGATTACCTCATCAACAATGCAGGTACCGCACTATATGCGCCGGTTCCCGACGTTACCGAAGAGCAGCTGGATGATATTGTTGACATTCACTTTAAAGGCGTGTTCTTTCTCACCCAGAAATTCCTGCCGTTCATCAATGAAGATGGCGGAATCATCAATATTTCTTCCGGACTGGCCCGTTTTCCGTTACCGGGGTCATCCGTTTACGGTTCTATTAAAGCCGGTGTGGAAATGTTAACGAAATACCTGGCCAAGGAACTGGGACCAAGGAAAATCAAAGCGAATGTAATTGCTCCCGGAGCTATCGAAACGGATTTCGGCGGAGGAAGGACAAGGGACGACAAGCAGGTCAATGCGATGATTGCTAGTGCTACGGCCTTGGGAAGGGCAGGTGTGCCGGATGATATTGGTGGTGTAGTGGCGTTCCTGTGTACTGAAGATGCACGGTGGATCAACGGGCAGAGGATTGAAGCTTCGGGCGGAATGTTCTTGTAA
- a CDS encoding helix-turn-helix domain-containing protein has translation MEKTVHTSHTSLEDFYREMTLKLGKDVNSLFPKGLHKEIGHFNVFDIAQTIRQVKLTSEMPYNRRKYYKISLIRGKNRAEYADKVIRIEKNALLFATPKVPYHWIPEDPAQTGSFCVFTEDFMVKDRPRNILEDLPIFRPGAVPLFEIDDELADEIELLYAKIKKEIDSDYAFKYDLIRNYVAELIHYGQKLQPAEELPATHDASLRVVSMFLELLERQFPIESTDRRLQLKTAKDYADRLAVHVNYLNKRLKESTGKTTTEIIAERVVQEAKILLRQTRWNVSEIAYALGFEEIAHFSNFFKKKTALTPVEFRA, from the coding sequence ATGGAAAAAACAGTCCATACCTCACATACTTCCCTGGAAGACTTCTACCGTGAAATGACCCTGAAACTCGGTAAAGATGTCAATAGCCTTTTTCCTAAAGGGCTTCACAAGGAAATCGGGCATTTCAACGTATTTGATATCGCACAAACCATCCGGCAGGTAAAACTGACCTCAGAGATGCCGTACAACAGGCGGAAATACTATAAGATCAGCCTCATCCGCGGAAAGAACAGGGCGGAATATGCTGATAAGGTAATCCGCATCGAAAAAAATGCCCTGCTGTTTGCCACTCCCAAAGTACCCTACCACTGGATCCCGGAAGATCCAGCTCAAACCGGGAGTTTCTGTGTCTTTACGGAAGACTTTATGGTAAAGGACCGGCCACGCAACATCCTGGAAGATCTGCCGATCTTCCGGCCAGGAGCTGTGCCGCTCTTTGAAATTGATGATGAACTGGCCGATGAAATAGAATTGCTGTATGCTAAAATCAAAAAAGAAATAGATTCCGATTACGCATTTAAGTATGACCTGATACGGAATTATGTTGCCGAACTGATCCATTACGGGCAGAAGCTGCAGCCTGCTGAAGAACTTCCTGCAACTCATGATGCTTCATTACGGGTCGTATCCATGTTCCTTGAGCTGCTGGAGCGGCAATTTCCTATTGAAAGCACAGACCGCAGGCTACAGCTGAAAACCGCCAAAGATTATGCAGACCGGCTGGCGGTCCATGTCAACTACCTCAATAAAAGATTAAAGGAAAGTACCGGTAAGACAACTACTGAAATTATTGCCGAGCGAGTGGTACAGGAAGCCAAAATCCTGCTGAGACAGACGCGGTGGAATGTTTCTGAGATCGCTTATGCATTGGGCTTTGAGGAAATAGCTCATTTTTCCAATTTCTTTAAGAAGAAGACTGCCCTGACTCCGGTGGAATTCCGCGCCTGA
- the ychF gene encoding redox-regulated ATPase YchF, translating into MKCGIVGLPNVGKSTLFNCLSNAKAQSANYPFCTIEPNLGTVSVPDQRLFELEKIVKPERVLPAVVEIVDIAGLVKGASKGEGLGNQFLANIRECEAIIHVLRCFDNGNIVHVEGSVDPLRDKEIIDIELQLKDLETVGKAVEKAKKFIKSGKKEDILTYETLQNLQKFLEDGKNAREFAVDDTTKSIIGEVQLLTNKPVLYVCNVDENSIKNGNEWIGKIEEMAKNEGAEVVVLAAQIEADINELETFEEREIFLEELGLTEPGVNRLIRKAYDLLKLQTYFTAGVKEVRAWTIGQGWTAPQAAGVIHTDFEKGFIRAEVIKYDDYMTYGSEAKVKEAGKLSVEGKEYIVKDGDIMHFRFNV; encoded by the coding sequence ATGAAATGTGGAATCGTAGGCTTGCCGAATGTAGGTAAATCAACTCTTTTCAACTGCCTGAGCAATGCAAAAGCACAGTCAGCCAATTATCCTTTCTGTACCATCGAGCCTAACCTCGGAACGGTATCCGTACCGGATCAAAGGTTATTCGAGCTTGAAAAGATCGTAAAGCCTGAAAGGGTTTTGCCGGCGGTAGTGGAGATCGTTGATATTGCCGGTCTGGTAAAAGGAGCCAGCAAAGGAGAAGGACTGGGGAACCAGTTCCTGGCCAACATCAGGGAGTGCGAGGCCATTATTCATGTATTAAGATGCTTTGATAACGGGAACATCGTCCATGTAGAAGGTTCTGTAGACCCGTTGAGAGATAAAGAAATCATTGATATCGAACTTCAGCTGAAAGATCTGGAAACCGTAGGTAAAGCGGTTGAGAAAGCAAAGAAATTCATTAAGTCCGGTAAAAAGGAAGACATCCTTACTTATGAAACCCTGCAAAACCTTCAGAAATTCCTCGAAGACGGTAAGAATGCAAGGGAATTTGCAGTGGATGATACCACAAAATCCATTATAGGGGAAGTTCAGCTGTTGACGAATAAACCTGTTCTGTACGTTTGTAATGTGGATGAAAATTCCATTAAGAACGGCAATGAATGGATTGGCAAAATTGAAGAAATGGCAAAAAATGAAGGTGCGGAAGTCGTAGTACTGGCTGCACAGATCGAAGCCGACATCAATGAGCTTGAAACCTTTGAAGAAAGAGAGATTTTCCTTGAAGAACTCGGACTTACGGAGCCGGGCGTGAACCGTTTGATCAGAAAGGCATATGACCTGCTGAAACTTCAGACATATTTTACTGCCGGGGTAAAGGAAGTAAGGGCATGGACCATCGGACAGGGCTGGACGGCACCACAGGCCGCAGGCGTGATCCACACCGATTTCGAAAAAGGATTCATCCGTGCAGAAGTGATCAAATATGACGATTATATGACCTACGGTTCCGAAGCAAAAGTGAAGGAAGCCGGTAAGCTTTCCGTGGAAGGTAAAGAATATATCGTAAAAGACGGTGACATCATGCACTTCAGATTCAACGTATAA
- a CDS encoding ferritin, which translates to MNTNRLSPRLEKALSDQMNTEDLQSRVYFSYGIWAADKGYGGISNFLFRHAQEERDHAVKFMQYVLNRGGKPKITELPAPGEEPKSLTHCFDLVFQHEVDNTTAIYKLVDMAFEEKDWASWNFLQWFVKEQIEEETFAMNLIDKLKIAGGDRATDESLFALDKTLETLPDDAEQAQDATGANP; encoded by the coding sequence ATGAATACCAACAGACTTTCACCGAGACTTGAAAAGGCGTTAAGCGACCAGATGAATACCGAAGACTTACAGTCACGCGTTTATTTTTCATACGGAATCTGGGCTGCCGATAAAGGGTACGGTGGAATTTCAAATTTTCTGTTCCGTCATGCCCAGGAAGAAAGGGATCATGCCGTAAAATTTATGCAATATGTACTCAACAGAGGGGGCAAGCCGAAAATTACCGAATTACCAGCTCCTGGAGAGGAACCGAAAAGCCTAACCCACTGTTTCGACCTGGTTTTTCAGCATGAAGTGGATAATACAACGGCAATCTATAAACTGGTGGATATGGCTTTTGAAGAGAAAGACTGGGCTTCATGGAATTTCCTTCAGTGGTTTGTAAAAGAACAGATTGAAGAGGAAACATTTGCCATGAACCTGATTGATAAATTAAAAATCGCGGGTGGAGACAGGGCAACCGACGAATCACTATTTGCGCTGGACAAGACTCTCGAGACGCTTCCGGATGACGCAGAACAGGCGCAGGACGCTACCGGAGCCAATCCATAA
- a CDS encoding glycoside hydrolase family 10 protein produces MNIRNITYTALFFSAIAMGSCSSQKAVTSQTGKKPVPQATSLPKPPPIKAEPEETYRTNLPVIGREFRGAWVASVANINWPSRNNLSVDQQKAEAIGMLDMLADNNFNAVIFQVRPSADALYTSEIEPWSYFLTGQTGRAPYPNYDPLQFWIEEAHKRGLELHVWLNPYRAHHSNGGPVSNLSMVNKLPDMVVRLKNGMYWFDPANPKTQGHVSNIVKDLVKRYDIDGVHFDDYFYPYAAYNHGADFPDTASWTAYVNSGGTLSRADWRRDNVNRFVERIYKEIHAEKDYVKFGISPFGIWKPGYPQGVVGSSQFDELYADAKLWLNKGWVDYFSPQLYWPVDSKGQGFGALLNWWESENTLKRHLWPGLNTIEVKSNDRPSEIRNQIDISRQVLGNDAGEIHWSIAGLTKNPGMLSTLKNGPYKEKALIPKSPWIKAAPLQVPSLFLADAGSTIRASWSTPNLKEVFKWVLFTQYNGVWETEILTLDQLSKDIPKSKEGRVLNGVAIKAIDRLGNESDYTARKIK; encoded by the coding sequence ATGAACATCAGAAACATTACGTATACAGCCCTGTTTTTCTCAGCTATTGCGATGGGGTCTTGCTCCTCACAGAAAGCCGTGACATCTCAGACGGGTAAAAAGCCTGTTCCGCAGGCAACCTCTCTCCCTAAACCTCCTCCTATAAAAGCAGAACCGGAAGAAACCTACAGGACCAACCTTCCGGTGATCGGCCGTGAATTCCGTGGAGCCTGGGTTGCCAGTGTGGCGAACATCAACTGGCCATCAAGGAATAATCTGTCTGTAGACCAGCAAAAAGCAGAAGCCATCGGGATGCTGGATATGCTTGCCGACAATAATTTCAATGCGGTGATCTTTCAGGTCCGTCCTTCAGCAGATGCTTTATACACCAGTGAGATTGAACCCTGGTCATATTTCCTGACCGGCCAGACAGGCCGTGCGCCTTATCCGAATTACGATCCTCTGCAGTTCTGGATTGAAGAAGCCCACAAAAGAGGCCTCGAACTGCATGTATGGCTGAACCCTTACCGTGCCCACCATTCCAACGGCGGTCCGGTGAGCAACCTGTCAATGGTCAATAAACTTCCCGACATGGTGGTGAGGCTTAAAAACGGGATGTACTGGTTCGATCCTGCCAATCCTAAAACGCAGGGACATGTTTCCAATATTGTAAAAGACCTCGTTAAGCGGTATGACATAGACGGAGTGCATTTTGATGATTATTTTTATCCGTATGCTGCATACAACCACGGTGCTGATTTTCCGGATACCGCAAGTTGGACTGCTTATGTAAACAGTGGCGGTACCTTATCCAGGGCAGACTGGAGAAGGGATAATGTCAACAGGTTTGTAGAGCGGATCTACAAAGAAATTCACGCAGAGAAAGATTATGTGAAATTCGGGATCAGCCCGTTCGGGATCTGGAAACCGGGATACCCTCAGGGGGTGGTTGGTTCATCCCAGTTTGACGAATTATACGCCGATGCCAAATTATGGCTGAATAAAGGCTGGGTAGATTATTTTTCGCCCCAGTTGTACTGGCCCGTTGATTCCAAAGGGCAGGGCTTCGGTGCACTGCTCAACTGGTGGGAATCTGAAAATACCCTGAAACGCCATTTATGGCCTGGTCTGAATACCATTGAGGTAAAGTCCAACGACCGCCCGTCTGAGATCAGAAACCAGATCGACATTTCCCGTCAGGTGTTGGGGAATGATGCCGGTGAAATCCACTGGAGCATTGCCGGGCTCACCAAAAATCCCGGAATGCTGTCTACACTTAAAAACGGGCCATACAAAGAGAAAGCCCTGATTCCTAAATCACCCTGGATCAAAGCCGCTCCATTACAGGTCCCTTCACTGTTCCTGGCGGATGCGGGAAGTACAATACGGGCAAGCTGGAGCACTCCCAACCTGAAAGAAGTTTTCAAATGGGTACTGTTCACCCAGTATAACGGAGTATGGGAAACTGAAATCCTTACCCTGGATCAGCTTTCCAAGGACATTCCGAAATCAAAAGAAGGAAGAGTGCTGAATGGCGTAGCGATTAAAGCGATCGACCGTCTTGGTAACGAGAGTGATTACACGGCCAGGAAGATAAAATAG
- a CDS encoding M23 family metallopeptidase: MSTLKPASLFFAILLLILSCDGLKVPKHIFETSERRKYERSFSGSDSAMANWKGSFSAAVANRLTIPEGTSFVVAADSAAMNAIGYSLELKKGDQLIIESNTNKPNAKIFVDLVAPGANIDDAESSLMTNNRFSAFIENTGLYKVVIQPEIEFSENYGLLFYTQPSLSFPVTGKGNRNVQSFWGASRDGGGRSHEGVDIFASRRTPVVAVADGFITRTGNQGLGGKQVWQRDALLGNSYYYAHLDSILTESGRNVKTGDTLGWVGNTGNAAGGPTHLHFGIYTTGGAVDPYPYIRIRPVPKQNSKTAIPASKHTKAGTNLRAGPGTQYEILTTTDTKTRVRILAVSGSWCHIRTHDGKEGFVLRDRLDP, encoded by the coding sequence ATGAGTACATTGAAACCTGCATCACTATTCTTTGCAATCCTGCTCCTAATCCTATCCTGTGACGGACTGAAAGTACCAAAACATATTTTTGAAACCTCAGAACGCAGGAAATATGAACGCAGCTTTTCAGGATCTGATAGTGCCATGGCTAACTGGAAAGGCAGTTTTTCTGCAGCGGTAGCCAACCGGCTTACCATTCCTGAAGGCACTTCATTTGTTGTAGCGGCAGATTCCGCAGCGATGAATGCAATAGGCTATTCACTGGAACTCAAAAAAGGAGATCAACTCATCATCGAAAGCAATACAAATAAGCCTAACGCAAAAATTTTTGTAGACCTTGTGGCTCCGGGTGCAAACATCGATGATGCCGAAAGCAGCCTGATGACCAACAACAGGTTCTCCGCTTTTATAGAAAATACCGGCTTATACAAAGTAGTTATACAGCCTGAAATAGAATTCTCTGAAAATTATGGGCTCCTGTTCTACACGCAGCCATCATTATCGTTTCCGGTAACCGGGAAAGGAAACCGTAATGTGCAGAGCTTCTGGGGTGCGAGCCGTGACGGCGGCGGCAGGAGCCATGAAGGCGTGGATATTTTTGCTTCCCGCAGAACGCCTGTGGTTGCGGTTGCCGATGGGTTCATCACCCGTACCGGAAATCAGGGATTGGGCGGGAAGCAGGTTTGGCAGCGTGATGCCTTGCTGGGGAATTCCTATTACTATGCCCATCTGGACAGCATCCTGACCGAAAGCGGCAGAAATGTAAAGACCGGCGACACGCTCGGCTGGGTAGGCAATACCGGTAATGCCGCAGGAGGGCCTACGCATCTCCATTTCGGAATTTATACCACAGGCGGAGCAGTTGACCCTTATCCCTACATCAGGATACGGCCGGTACCCAAACAGAATTCAAAAACAGCCATTCCTGCATCAAAACACACTAAAGCAGGAACCAACCTCCGTGCAGGTCCCGGAACCCAATATGAAATCTTAACCACAACAGATACCAAAACACGCGTCCGGATTCTTGCGGTAAGCGGATCGTGGTGTCACATAAGGACTCACGATGGTAAGGAAGGGTTTGTTTTGCGGGACAGACTTGATCCTTGA
- the typA gene encoding translational GTPase TypA, whose amino-acid sequence MQNIRNIAIIAHVDHGKTTLVDKIIHATNIFRENQESGELIMDNNDLERERGITILSKNISVTYKDTKINVIDTPGHADFGGEVERVLKMADGVILLVDAFEGPMPQTRFVLQKALELGLRPLVVINKVDKPNCRPDEVHDQVFDLFFNLEATEEQLDFPTFYGSSKQGWFNTSLEQTEDILPLLDGILQYVPAPKVSEGTLQMQITSLDFSSFLGRIAIGKVTRGEIKESQWIGLAQADGKIVKGKVKELYVFEGLGKKKVTEVQAGDICAVVGFDAFQIGDSFVDLENPEPLERTAIDEPTLNMTFSINNSPFFGKDGKYVTSNHLKERLTKELEKNLALKVQQTDDANTFLVFGRGILHLSVLIETMRREGYEMTIGQPQVILREDENGQKLEPYESLVVDVPEEYASRVIDLATQRKGDLHIMETKGEMQHMEFEIPSRGLIGLRSQMLTATAGEAIMAHRFTEYKPFKGAIPGRNNGVLISKTQGPATEYSIAKLQDRGKFFVDPGEEIYAGMIIGEQNKPGDLVVNIVEAKQLNNMRASGKDKDTGVAPKILFSLEECMEYIQGDEAIEVTPNFIRMRKKILSEEERKRVERSAKA is encoded by the coding sequence ATGCAAAACATTAGAAATATTGCGATTATCGCACACGTTGACCACGGGAAGACCACTTTGGTTGACAAGATCATTCACGCGACCAACATTTTCAGAGAAAATCAGGAGAGCGGGGAATTAATTATGGATAACAATGATCTTGAAAGAGAAAGAGGGATCACCATCTTGTCCAAAAATATTTCTGTTACTTATAAAGACACAAAAATTAATGTAATCGATACCCCCGGTCACGCCGATTTCGGTGGCGAAGTGGAAAGGGTTCTGAAAATGGCCGATGGGGTAATCCTTTTGGTGGATGCTTTTGAAGGTCCTATGCCACAGACGCGTTTCGTACTTCAGAAAGCCCTGGAACTGGGATTGAGACCATTGGTGGTTATCAACAAAGTAGATAAACCGAACTGTCGTCCGGATGAAGTTCACGATCAGGTATTCGACCTGTTCTTCAACCTGGAAGCTACGGAAGAACAACTGGATTTCCCAACGTTCTACGGATCTTCAAAACAGGGATGGTTCAACACTTCACTGGAGCAGACAGAAGATATTTTACCGTTACTGGATGGTATCCTGCAATACGTTCCGGCTCCGAAAGTGAGCGAAGGAACCCTTCAGATGCAGATTACTTCCCTGGATTTCTCTTCTTTCCTAGGAAGGATCGCGATCGGGAAAGTAACCAGAGGGGAGATCAAAGAATCCCAGTGGATCGGTCTTGCCCAGGCAGACGGAAAAATTGTAAAAGGAAAAGTAAAGGAATTATATGTTTTTGAAGGATTAGGAAAGAAAAAAGTAACCGAAGTACAGGCCGGTGATATCTGTGCCGTAGTAGGTTTCGATGCCTTCCAGATCGGTGATTCATTCGTAGACCTTGAAAATCCTGAGCCATTGGAAAGAACGGCCATCGATGAGCCTACGCTGAACATGACGTTCTCCATCAACAACTCTCCGTTCTTCGGGAAAGACGGTAAATATGTAACGTCTAACCACCTGAAAGAAAGGTTAACCAAAGAATTGGAGAAAAACCTTGCTTTGAAGGTTCAGCAGACGGATGATGCCAACACATTCCTGGTATTCGGTAGAGGTATTCTTCACTTATCGGTTCTTATCGAAACGATGAGAAGGGAAGGATACGAAATGACCATCGGTCAGCCTCAGGTAATCCTTAGAGAAGATGAAAACGGACAAAAATTGGAGCCTTATGAATCTTTGGTGGTAGATGTTCCGGAAGAATATGCTTCCAGAGTAATCGATCTTGCTACCCAGAGAAAAGGGGACCTTCACATCATGGAAACCAAAGGTGAAATGCAGCACATGGAATTCGAAATTCCTTCCAGAGGTCTTATCGGACTGCGTTCCCAAATGCTTACCGCTACTGCAGGAGAAGCGATCATGGCACACCGTTTCACGGAGTACAAGCCTTTCAAAGGCGCTATTCCGGGAAGAAACAACGGGGTACTGATCAGCAAAACCCAAGGTCCTGCTACGGAATATTCCATTGCTAAATTACAGGACAGAGGTAAGTTCTTCGTAGATCCGGGTGAGGAAATCTATGCGGGAATGATCATCGGTGAGCAGAACAAACCGGGAGACCTTGTGGTAAACATCGTAGAAGCAAAGCAGCTGAATAACATGAGAGCGTCAGGAAAAGATAAAGACACCGGGGTAGCTCCGAAAATCTTATTCTCACTTGAAGAATGCATGGAATACATCCAGGGTGACGAAGCTATTGAGGTAACACCGAATTTCATCAGAATGAGAAAGAAAATCCTTTCTGAAGAAGAAAGAAAGAGAGTGGAAAGATCTGCAAAAGCTTAA
- a CDS encoding type 1 glutamine amidotransferase domain-containing protein, with translation MSKKIAILATHGFEESELKSPKEYLEQQGWTAHIISPEAGTIKAWAEKDWGKEYPVDKTLNEASASDYDALMLPGGVINPDTLRTNDTALSFVRDFFEQHKPVGAICHGPQILINAEVVQGRNMTSVKSISKDLKNAGADWEDSEVVTDNGLVTSRTPEDLPAFNKKLVEEINEGKHEEQTV, from the coding sequence ATGTCTAAGAAAATCGCCATTCTGGCAACACACGGTTTTGAAGAAAGTGAACTGAAATCACCAAAAGAGTATTTAGAACAACAAGGCTGGACAGCCCATATCATCAGCCCGGAAGCGGGAACCATCAAAGCATGGGCAGAAAAAGACTGGGGGAAAGAATATCCTGTAGATAAAACGTTGAACGAAGCCTCCGCTTCTGATTATGATGCATTGATGTTACCTGGAGGAGTGATCAACCCGGATACTTTAAGGACCAATGATACCGCATTAAGCTTTGTAAGGGACTTTTTTGAACAGCATAAACCGGTAGGAGCCATTTGCCACGGACCACAGATCCTGATCAACGCAGAGGTAGTGCAGGGGAGAAACATGACTTCCGTAAAATCCATCAGCAAAGACCTGAAAAATGCTGGGGCAGACTGGGAAGACAGCGAGGTAGTAACTGACAACGGATTGGTTACCAGCAGGACTCCTGAAGATTTACCCGCTTTCAATAAAAAGCTGGTAGAAGAAATCAATGAAGGAAAACACGAAGAGCAGACAGTATAA
- a CDS encoding DUF1294 domain-containing protein, whose protein sequence is MEYIFVITTVITFIIFGMDKYRAVRHKRRISEAFLLAVTFLGGTAGALLGMLIFRHKVSKKSFLFKLAVVIMIQCIMTGIIFRQSGNIFYHS, encoded by the coding sequence ATGGAATATATTTTTGTAATCACAACTGTAATTACCTTTATTATTTTCGGTATGGATAAATACCGTGCGGTACGGCATAAAAGAAGAATTTCCGAGGCATTTCTGCTGGCGGTTACTTTTCTGGGTGGAACTGCCGGTGCATTGCTCGGGATGCTCATATTCAGGCATAAAGTGTCGAAAAAATCTTTCCTGTTCAAACTTGCTGTGGTGATCATGATTCAGTGCATTATGACAGGGATTATTTTTAGGCAATCCGGAAATATATTTTACCATTCCTGA